One window from the genome of Myripristis murdjan chromosome 6, fMyrMur1.1, whole genome shotgun sequence encodes:
- the slc25a18 gene encoding mitochondrial glutamate carrier 1: protein MAEKKVSSLPAKLINGGVAGLVGVTCVFPIDLAKTRLQNQQGAQVYKGMLDCLAKTVRSEGYFGCYRGAAVNLTLVTPEKAIKLAANDLFRQKLSTDGKLPLWGEVLAGCGAGTCQVVVTTPMEMLKIQLQDAGRLAAQRPVPSPAQAAAPGPAPSLVAPPPAQPNPRPRASATSITLELLRTRGLAGLYRGAGATLLRDVPFSMIYFPLFANLNALGRKGTGLGCQGDAQDRAPFLQSFVAGCTAGSVAAVAVTPLDVIKTRLQTLQKGEGEDSYRGIIDCTRRVMRREGPSAFMKGAACRALVIAPLFGIAQGVYFLGIGEAVLGLLG, encoded by the exons ATGGCAGAGAAGAAAGTAAGCAG CCTCCCGGCTAAGCTGATTAATGGGGGCGTGGCAGGGCTGGTTGGTGTGACATGTGTGTTTCCTATTGACCTAGCCAAGACCCGCCTACAGAACCAGCAGGGTGCCCAAGTCTACAAAGGAAT GTTGGATTGCTTGGCAAAGACAGTACGCTCCGAAGGCTATTTTGGATGCTACAGAG GCGCAGCAGTGAATCTCACTCTCGTCACACCAGAAAAAGCCATTAAACTGGCTGCCAATGACCTCTTCAGACAGAAGCTCTCCACGGATGG GAAGCTGCCGCTGTGGGGGGAGGTCCTGGCAGGCTGCGGGGCAGGGACTTGTCAGGTGGTGGTCACCACTCCTATGGAGATGCTGAAGATCCAGCTCCAGGATGCAGGAAGGCTGG CTGCCCAGAGGCCTGTCCCGTCTCCAGCTCAGGCCGCGGCTCCTGGTCCGGCTCCGTCGTTGGTGGCCCCCCCGCCGGCCCAGCCAAACCCTCGACCTCGGGCCTCAGCCACCAGCATCACCCTGGAGCTGCTGAGGACTCGCGGCCTGGCCGGCCTGTACAGGGGCGCAGGAGCCACTCTgctgag ggatgTGCCCTTCTCTATGATCTACTTCCCGCTGTTTGCCAACCTGAATGCGCTGGGTCGCAAAGGGACGGGTCTGGGTTGCCAGGGTGACGCGCAGGACCGGGCCCCGTTCCTGCAGTCCTTTGTGGCGGGCTGCACCGCTGGCTCAGTGGCAGCTGTGGCGGTTACACCCCTGGAtg TTATAAAGACTCGCCTGCAGACCTTGCAGAAGGGTGAGGGAGAGGACTCATACAGGGGGATTATTGACTGCACACG CCGCGTCATGAGGCGAGAGGGCCCGTCAGCGTTCATGAAGGGGGCGGCATGCCGAGCTCTGGTCATCGCTCCTCTTTTTGGCATCGCACAGGGCGTCTACTTCCTCGGGATAGGGGAGGCGGTGCTAGGGCTGCTGGGATAG
- the atp6v1e1a gene encoding V-type proton ATPase subunit E 1a: MALSDADVQKQIKHMMAFIEQEASEKAEEIDAKAEEEFNIEKGRLVQTQRVKIMEYYEKKDKQIEQHKKIQMSNLMNQARLKVLKARDDMITDLVNDARLRLTDIAKDPARYSTILEGLVLQGFYQLLEPKVTVRCRKQDVEMVQAAVDKNIPIYKSAVKSNIVVKIDQERFLPSDICGGVEVYNDNGKIRVCNTLESRLDLIAQQMMPEIRVALFGANPNRKFTD, encoded by the exons ATGGCGCTCAGCGACGCCGACGTACAGAAACAG ATTAAGCACATGATGGCCTTCATCGAGCAGGAGGCCAGTGAGAAAGCGGAGGAAATTGATGCCAAG GCGGAGGAGGAGTTCAACATTGAGAAAGGTCGCCTGGTGCAGACCCAGAGGGTGAAGATCATGGAGTACTACGAGAAGAAGGACAAGCAGATTGAACAGCACAAGAAAAT CCAGATGTCCAACCTGATGAACCAGGCGAGGCTGAAGGTGCTGAAGGCTCGCGACGACATGATCACG GATCTGGTGAACGATGCCCGGCTTAGACTCACAGACATTGCCAAGGACCCAGCGAGGTACTCCACCATATTGGAGGGCCTGGTGCTTCAG GGATTTTACCAACTGCTGGAACCAAAAGTGACCGTCCGCTGCCGAAAGCAGGATGTGGAAATGGTTCAG GCTGCGGTTGATAAAAACATCCCCATCTACAAATCCGCCGTGAAGAGCAACATCGTCGTCAAAATCGACCAGGAGCGTTTCCTTCCATCAGACAT CTGCGGAGGAGTTGAAGTGTACAACGACAACGGGAAGATCAGAGTTTGCAACACTCTGGAGAGCAGGCTGGACCTTATCGCCCAACAG ATGATGCCTGAAATCAGAGTGGCCTTGTTTGGTGCCAACCCGAACCGCAAGTTCACTGACTGA